From Electrophorus electricus isolate fEleEle1 chromosome 8, fEleEle1.pri, whole genome shotgun sequence, the proteins below share one genomic window:
- the LOC113579879 gene encoding tripartite motif-containing protein 16-like protein isoform X1: protein MAEASISVDQDQFSCPICLDLLKDPVTINCGHSFCMVCINDYWDQDDQRGIYSCPQCRETFSPRPVLHRNNMLAEVVEKLKKTELHPASPAHCYARPGDLECDFCTGRKRKASESCLVCQTSFRETHRKSHYEVPALKKHKLIKASTRLQEMICSQHDKVIEIYCRTDQSCICYLCTMDEHKGHDTVSAAAGRTEKQTQLKEVQSKSQWRIQEKEKKVQELKQAVNTLKRSAQAALEDSESIFTELIHSIKEMLSELTEMIRAKEKTELSRAEGLQEKLEQEIADLKRRDTELEQLSHTENDTHFLQSFQSVCNSSGTVDPLGIYFIINKQLSFDGIKQILSNLKEQLEEICMEEFNKVRPQVAVGEIILLSEPKSREDFLQYFCQITLDPNTANDYLCLSEKARMVTNLMRAEPQPDHPERFTHWRQVLSRESVFPRSYWEVEWQSRDWGVSISVSHKGIRRKGPGEECWFGHNDQSWSLECSSTLTYWHNNIETKIPGVLPTRIGVYVDHSAGTLSFYGVSDTMTLLHRVHTTFTQPLYAGFGVYLRSFVKLCDPK, encoded by the exons ATGGCAGAGGCCAGTATTTCAGTAGATCAGGACCAGTTCAGCTGTCCAATCTGTCTGGATCTACTGAAGGATCCAGTGACTATCAACTGTGGACACAGtttctgtatggtgtgtattaatGATTACTGGGATCAGGATGATCAGAGGGGAATCTACAGCTGTCCACAGTGCAGAGAGACTTTCTCTCCAAGACCTGTTCTACACAGGAACAACATGCTGGCTGAAGTGgtggagaaactgaagaagacTGAACTCCAccctgcttctcctgctcactgTTACGCCAGACCTGGAGATCTGGAGTGTGATTTCTGCACTGGGAGAAAACGCAAAGCCAGTGAATCTTGTTTGGTGTGTCAGACGTCTTTCCGTGAAACTCATCGCAAATCTCATTACGAAGTTCCTGCTTTGAAAAAGCACAAATTGATCAAAGCCTCCACACGTCTGCAAGAGATGATCTGCTCTCAACACGACAAAGTGATTGAGATCTACTGCCGTACTGACCAGAGCTGCATCTGTTATTTGTGTACAATGGATGAACACAAAGGCCATGATACAGtctcagctgcagcaggaagaactgaaaaacag ACTCAGCTAAAAGAGGTGCAGAGCAAATCCCAGTGGAGaatccaggagaaagagaagaaggtccAGGAGCTGAAGCAAGCTGTAAACACTCTTAAG CGCTCTGCACAGGCAGCCCTGGAGGACAGTGAGAGTATTTTTACTGAGCTGATCCACTCCATTAAAGAAATGCTCTCTGAGCTGACAGAGATGATCAGAGCTAAGGAGAAGACTGAACTGAGTCGAGCCGAAGGGCTCCAGGAGAAACTGGAGCAGGAGATTGCAGATCTtaagaggagagacactgagctggagcagctctctcacacagagaatgaCACCCACTTCCTCCAG AGTTTTCAGTCTGTTTGCAACTCTTCTGGAACTGTGGACCCCCTGGGCATTTACttcattataaataaacagCTTTCATTTgatggaataaaacaaattcttTCCAATCTTAAAGAACAACTGGAGGAAATCTGCATGGAAGAATTCAACAAAGTCCGTCCACAAG TTGCTGTGGGAGAGATCATTTTACTTTCAGAGCCAAAGAGCAGAGAAGATTTTCTACAAT ATTTCTGTCAAATTACACTGGATCCCAACACAGCCAACGATTACCTGTGTCTTTCCGAGAAGGCCCGAATGGTTACCAACCTGATGAGAGCCGAGCCCCAACCGGAtcatccagagcgatttacccACTGGCGGCAGGTGCTGTCTCGGGAGAGTGTATTTCCACGCAGTTACTGGGAAGTTGAGTGGCAGAGCAGAGACTGGGGGGTGTCCATATCAGTGTCACATAAAGGGATCCGTCGGAAGGGCCCAGGTGAGGAGTGCTGGTTTGGACACAACGATCAGTCCTGGAGTCTGGAGTGTTCTTCCACTCTCACCTATTGGCACAACAACATTGAGACTAAGATTCCAGGTGTATTGCCCACCAGaataggagtgtatgtggatcacagtgcaggaactctgtccttctacgGAGTCTCTGACACCATGACCCTCCTACACAGAGTTCACACCACATTCACTCAGCCCCTCTATGCTGGGTTTGGGGTTTATTTGAGATCATTTGTTAAGCTATGTGATCCAAAATAA
- the LOC113579879 gene encoding E3 ubiquitin/ISG15 ligase TRIM25-like isoform X2, with translation MAEASISVDQDQFSCPICLDLLKDPVTINCGHSFCMVCINDYWDQDDQRGIYSCPQCRETFSPRPVLHRNNMLAEVVEKLKKTELHPASPAHCYARPGDLECDFCTGRKRKASESCLVCQTSFRETHRKSHYEVPALKKHKLIKASTRLQEMICSQHDKVIEIYCRTDQSCICYLCTMDEHKGHDTVSAAAGRTEKQTQLKEVQSKSQWRIQEKEKKVQELKQAVNTLKRSAQAALEDSESIFTELIHSIKEMLSELTEMIRAKEKTELSRAEGLQEKLEQEIADLKRRDTELEQLSHTENDTHFLQSFQSVCNSSGTVDPLGIYFIINKQLSFDGIKQILSNLKEQLEEICMEEFNKVRPQVAVGEIILLSEPKSREDFLQCPNGYQPDESRAPTGSSRAIYPLAAGAVSGECISTQLLGS, from the exons ATGGCAGAGGCCAGTATTTCAGTAGATCAGGACCAGTTCAGCTGTCCAATCTGTCTGGATCTACTGAAGGATCCAGTGACTATCAACTGTGGACACAGtttctgtatggtgtgtattaatGATTACTGGGATCAGGATGATCAGAGGGGAATCTACAGCTGTCCACAGTGCAGAGAGACTTTCTCTCCAAGACCTGTTCTACACAGGAACAACATGCTGGCTGAAGTGgtggagaaactgaagaagacTGAACTCCAccctgcttctcctgctcactgTTACGCCAGACCTGGAGATCTGGAGTGTGATTTCTGCACTGGGAGAAAACGCAAAGCCAGTGAATCTTGTTTGGTGTGTCAGACGTCTTTCCGTGAAACTCATCGCAAATCTCATTACGAAGTTCCTGCTTTGAAAAAGCACAAATTGATCAAAGCCTCCACACGTCTGCAAGAGATGATCTGCTCTCAACACGACAAAGTGATTGAGATCTACTGCCGTACTGACCAGAGCTGCATCTGTTATTTGTGTACAATGGATGAACACAAAGGCCATGATACAGtctcagctgcagcaggaagaactgaaaaacag ACTCAGCTAAAAGAGGTGCAGAGCAAATCCCAGTGGAGaatccaggagaaagagaagaaggtccAGGAGCTGAAGCAAGCTGTAAACACTCTTAAG CGCTCTGCACAGGCAGCCCTGGAGGACAGTGAGAGTATTTTTACTGAGCTGATCCACTCCATTAAAGAAATGCTCTCTGAGCTGACAGAGATGATCAGAGCTAAGGAGAAGACTGAACTGAGTCGAGCCGAAGGGCTCCAGGAGAAACTGGAGCAGGAGATTGCAGATCTtaagaggagagacactgagctggagcagctctctcacacagagaatgaCACCCACTTCCTCCAG AGTTTTCAGTCTGTTTGCAACTCTTCTGGAACTGTGGACCCCCTGGGCATTTACttcattataaataaacagCTTTCATTTgatggaataaaacaaattcttTCCAATCTTAAAGAACAACTGGAGGAAATCTGCATGGAAGAATTCAACAAAGTCCGTCCACAAG TTGCTGTGGGAGAGATCATTTTACTTTCAGAGCCAAAGAGCAGAGAAGATTTTCTACAAT GCCCGAATGGTTACCAACCTGATGAGAGCCGAGCCCCAACCGGAtcatccagagcgatttacccACTGGCGGCAGGTGCTGTCTCGGGAGAGTGTATTTCCACGCAGTTACTGGGAAGTTGA
- the LOC113579879 gene encoding E3 ubiquitin/ISG15 ligase TRIM25-like isoform X3 — protein sequence MAEASISVDQDQFSCPICLDLLKDPVTINCGHSFCMVCINDYWDQDDQRGIYSCPQCRETFSPRPVLHRNNMLAEVVEKLKKTELHPASPAHCYARPGDLECDFCTGRKRKASESCLVCQTSFRETHRKSHYEVPALKKHKLIKASTRLQEMICSQHDKVIEIYCRTDQSCICYLCTMDEHKGHDTVSAAAGRTEKQTQLKEVQSKSQWRIQEKEKKVQELKQAVNTLKRSAQAALEDSESIFTELIHSIKEMLSELTEMIRAKEKTELSRAEGLQEKLEQEIADLKRRDTELEQLSHTENDTHFLQSFQSVCNSSGTVDPLGIYFIINKQLSFDGIKQILSNLKEQLEEICMEEFNKVRPQGAKTENGC from the exons ATGGCAGAGGCCAGTATTTCAGTAGATCAGGACCAGTTCAGCTGTCCAATCTGTCTGGATCTACTGAAGGATCCAGTGACTATCAACTGTGGACACAGtttctgtatggtgtgtattaatGATTACTGGGATCAGGATGATCAGAGGGGAATCTACAGCTGTCCACAGTGCAGAGAGACTTTCTCTCCAAGACCTGTTCTACACAGGAACAACATGCTGGCTGAAGTGgtggagaaactgaagaagacTGAACTCCAccctgcttctcctgctcactgTTACGCCAGACCTGGAGATCTGGAGTGTGATTTCTGCACTGGGAGAAAACGCAAAGCCAGTGAATCTTGTTTGGTGTGTCAGACGTCTTTCCGTGAAACTCATCGCAAATCTCATTACGAAGTTCCTGCTTTGAAAAAGCACAAATTGATCAAAGCCTCCACACGTCTGCAAGAGATGATCTGCTCTCAACACGACAAAGTGATTGAGATCTACTGCCGTACTGACCAGAGCTGCATCTGTTATTTGTGTACAATGGATGAACACAAAGGCCATGATACAGtctcagctgcagcaggaagaactgaaaaacag ACTCAGCTAAAAGAGGTGCAGAGCAAATCCCAGTGGAGaatccaggagaaagagaagaaggtccAGGAGCTGAAGCAAGCTGTAAACACTCTTAAG CGCTCTGCACAGGCAGCCCTGGAGGACAGTGAGAGTATTTTTACTGAGCTGATCCACTCCATTAAAGAAATGCTCTCTGAGCTGACAGAGATGATCAGAGCTAAGGAGAAGACTGAACTGAGTCGAGCCGAAGGGCTCCAGGAGAAACTGGAGCAGGAGATTGCAGATCTtaagaggagagacactgagctggagcagctctctcacacagagaatgaCACCCACTTCCTCCAG AGTTTTCAGTCTGTTTGCAACTCTTCTGGAACTGTGGACCCCCTGGGCATTTACttcattataaataaacagCTTTCATTTgatggaataaaacaaattcttTCCAATCTTAAAGAACAACTGGAGGAAATCTGCATGGAAGAATTCAACAAAGTCCGTCCACAAG GAGCCAAGACAGAGAATGGCTGCTGA